In Bacteroides coprosuis DSM 18011, the following are encoded in one genomic region:
- a CDS encoding peptide chain release factor 3 (COGs: COG4108 Peptide chain release factor RF-3~InterPro IPR000795:IPR004548:IPR005225~KEGG: bvu:BVU_0074 peptide chain release factor 3~PFAM: Protein synthesis factor, GTP-binding~SPTR: Putative peptide chain release factor 3;~TIGRFAM: Peptide chain release factor 3; Small GTP-binding protein~IMG reference gene:2504106620~PFAM: Elongation factor Tu GTP binding domain~TIGRFAM: small GTP-binding protein domain; peptide chain release factor 3), producing the protein MFCEATTLYIEIYIMAKIREIERRRTFAIIAHPDAGKTTLTEKFLLFGGQIQVAGAVKSNKIKKTATSDWMEIEKQRGISVTTSVMEFDYKDFKVNILDTPGHQDFVEDTFRTLTAVDSVIIVVDGARGVETQTRKLMEVCRMRKTPVIIFVNKMDREGRDPFDLLDELEEELQIGVRPLSWPIDQGARFRGVYNIYEDKLDLYQPSKQVVTEKVEVRVDSDELLNYIEEGQAQQLREDLELVGGVYPDFNREEYLNAEMAPVFFGSALTNFGVKELLDCFVEIAPSPLPTKAEERLVKPEEPKFTGFVFKITANIDPNHRSCVAFCKICSGKFERNAPYYHVRHDKTMRFSSPTQFMAQRKTTVEEAWAGDIIGLPDNGTFKIGDTLTEGEKLHFKGLPSFSPEMFKYIENADPMKQKQLAKGVEQLMDEGVAQLFVNQFNGRKIIGTVGQLQFEVIQYRLQNEYNASCRWEPVRLYKACWIESDSKEALDEFKKRKYQFMAKDREGRDVFLADSSYMLQMAQSDFKEIKFHFTSEF; encoded by the coding sequence GTGTTTTGTGAAGCAACCACTCTTTATATTGAGATATACATTATGGCTAAAATTCGCGAGATAGAGAGACGTCGTACATTTGCAATTATTGCTCACCCTGATGCTGGTAAAACTACATTGACTGAGAAGTTCCTTTTGTTTGGTGGACAAATTCAAGTAGCAGGTGCTGTAAAGAGTAATAAGATAAAAAAGACTGCAACCAGTGACTGGATGGAAATCGAAAAACAACGTGGTATTTCGGTTACTACATCGGTTATGGAGTTTGATTATAAAGATTTCAAGGTTAACATTCTGGATACCCCTGGTCACCAGGATTTCGTTGAGGATACATTCCGTACGCTAACTGCTGTAGATAGTGTTATTATTGTTGTTGACGGTGCTAGAGGGGTAGAAACTCAGACAAGAAAACTGATGGAAGTTTGCCGTATGCGCAAAACTCCAGTAATTATCTTTGTAAATAAAATGGATAGAGAGGGTAGAGACCCTTTCGATTTGTTGGATGAACTTGAAGAAGAATTACAAATTGGTGTACGTCCTCTTTCTTGGCCGATAGATCAAGGTGCTCGCTTTAGAGGTGTTTATAATATTTATGAAGATAAATTAGATCTTTATCAGCCTTCTAAGCAAGTAGTAACTGAAAAAGTAGAGGTACGTGTTGATAGTGATGAGTTATTAAATTATATCGAAGAAGGTCAAGCTCAACAGCTTCGTGAGGATTTAGAACTTGTAGGCGGTGTATATCCAGATTTTAATAGAGAAGAATATTTAAATGCTGAAATGGCTCCTGTATTCTTTGGTTCTGCCTTAACTAATTTCGGTGTGAAAGAATTATTAGACTGTTTTGTAGAAATAGCTCCAAGTCCACTTCCCACTAAAGCAGAAGAGAGATTAGTAAAACCAGAAGAACCTAAGTTTACTGGCTTTGTTTTTAAAATAACAGCAAACATTGACCCTAATCACAGATCTTGTGTGGCTTTCTGTAAGATATGTTCAGGTAAGTTTGAAAGAAATGCGCCCTATTACCATGTCAGACATGATAAAACGATGCGTTTCTCATCTCCAACACAGTTTATGGCTCAAAGAAAAACTACTGTAGAAGAAGCTTGGGCAGGCGATATTATAGGGTTGCCAGATAATGGAACTTTTAAAATAGGGGATACCTTAACTGAAGGAGAAAAGTTGCACTTTAAAGGCTTACCTAGCTTCTCTCCAGAGATGTTTAAATACATCGAAAATGCCGATCCGATGAAGCAAAAACAATTAGCTAAGGGCGTTGAGCAATTGATGGACGAAGGTGTTGCTCAGTTATTTGTAAATCAGTTTAATGGTCGTAAGATTATTGGAACTGTTGGGCAGCTTCAATTTGAGGTTATTCAATATCGTTTACAAAACGAATACAATGCTTCTTGTCGCTGGGAACCTGTACGTTTGTATAAAGCTTGTTGGATAGAGAGTGATTCTAAGGAAGCTCTGGATGAGTTCAAAAAGCGTAAGTACCAGTTTATGGCAAAAGATAGAGAAGGGAGAGATGTTTTCTTAGCGGATTCATCGTATATGTTGCAAATGGCTCAAAGTGATTTTAAAGAGATTAAATTTCACTTTACTAGTGAGTTCTAA
- a CDS encoding transposase mutator type (COGs: COG3328 Transposase and inactivated derivatives~InterPro IPR001207~KEGG: gfo:GFO_1587 mutator family transposase~PFAM: Transposase, mutator type~SPTR: Mutator family transposase;~IMG reference gene:2504106621~PFAM: Transposase, Mutator family) produces MKTEDLIPDEFFKQFKTGEELQNFLKSIQKRGIEKMLEAELDAHLDYDKHSHRKEENSRNGYSTKTIKTSYGNDQIKVPRDRDASYNPMIIPKRKSMVEGLEHVIVPLYAKGMSVSDIEEQIREVYNFDVSGATISRITDAVTTDIVAWQNRPLEPVYLIVWMDGIVFKVREGSKVINKTIYIAVGLRRDGLKEVLGLWLGKNESSSFWMSVLTDLKARGTEDVLITATDNLNGFTDTIRTVFPESKTQICIVHQVRNACKYVVWKDKKQFTTDMKNIYNAPNKEAAAAALEDLSVKWESKYSYAIQSWRKNWDELTVFFEFPLEIRKVIYTTNLIENLNGKIRKYTKNKLSFPTDDSVMKSVYLAVREATKKWSMPIKNWGIILNQFLIIYKERVRL; encoded by the coding sequence ATGAAAACCGAAGATTTAATCCCTGATGAGTTTTTCAAACAATTTAAAACAGGAGAAGAACTCCAAAATTTCCTGAAGTCTATTCAAAAGCGTGGAATCGAAAAGATGCTTGAAGCAGAGCTAGATGCTCATTTAGATTATGACAAGCATAGCCACAGAAAAGAAGAAAACAGTCGTAATGGCTACTCTACAAAGACCATTAAGACTAGTTATGGTAATGATCAAATCAAAGTCCCAAGAGATCGAGATGCGAGCTATAACCCAATGATTATCCCTAAACGAAAAAGTATGGTTGAAGGATTAGAACACGTTATTGTACCTCTTTATGCTAAGGGTATGAGTGTTTCTGATATAGAAGAACAAATTAGAGAGGTGTACAATTTTGATGTCTCTGGGGCGACAATCTCTCGTATCACAGATGCCGTAACAACTGATATTGTAGCTTGGCAGAATCGACCATTGGAACCCGTATATCTTATCGTTTGGATGGACGGTATAGTCTTTAAAGTACGAGAAGGTTCTAAGGTGATTAATAAAACTATTTATATTGCAGTAGGCTTAAGACGTGATGGACTTAAAGAGGTATTAGGTTTATGGCTTGGAAAGAATGAGTCTTCGTCTTTTTGGATGAGTGTCCTAACAGACCTAAAAGCTCGTGGAACTGAAGATGTTTTAATTACTGCAACGGATAACTTAAATGGATTTACCGATACGATTCGTACCGTTTTCCCTGAATCTAAGACACAAATCTGCATCGTGCACCAAGTGCGTAATGCTTGCAAATACGTAGTTTGGAAGGATAAGAAACAGTTTACAACAGATATGAAGAATATCTATAATGCGCCTAATAAGGAGGCTGCAGCAGCTGCTTTAGAAGATTTATCAGTGAAATGGGAATCCAAGTATTCTTATGCTATACAGAGTTGGAGAAAGAACTGGGACGAACTTACTGTCTTCTTTGAATTTCCTCTAGAAATAAGAAAAGTTATCTATACTACCAACCTAATTGAGAACCTCAATGGTAAGATTAGAAAGTATACCAAGAATAAATTATCGTTCCCTACGGATGACTCTGTGATGAAATCAGTATATTTAGCCGTTAGGGAGGCCACTAAGAAGTGGTCAATGCCCATAAAGAACTGGGGTATTATTTTAAATCAGTTCCTAATTATTTACAAAGAAAGGGTCAGATTATAA